A stretch of DNA from Triticum dicoccoides isolate Atlit2015 ecotype Zavitan chromosome 2A, WEW_v2.0, whole genome shotgun sequence:
GAAACAGAAACGGATGTGCCCTGAACATCCATGTATGAGGGTCATGCACAGGAGGTACGTGGAAATTGCAATGGGCAACACAAGCACGACAGACTTCTGATGGCACCTTTATTGCAAACGAAGGCCACGGAGTGGGTCGAATCTCATTCCTATCTGCTATATGATTTGACAGAAAGGATGGCCACGGCATGAATCGTACCTCATTCCCATCAGCAAGATCCCTCCAAAACGATGGCCACGGCGTCGGCCGTAGCCTCATCCACTGCCACCAGACTTGTTGAAACGCCATTGCCATCAGCGAGAGCTTAGGTGTGTCGGGAAGGCAGGAGCGCGGGTACTCCGCAGTCAGTAGTATGGGCGCCGCAGGTGCAACAATTTTGTTGGCGTCGTTGTACACGACTGTTGTCACCAGAGAGAATCGCCGGGTGAAAACATCGGTGATGATCACCCCAGGAGCGGCGTCCTCCTCAATGACCGTGTGCGAAGGAAACTGCTCAACTTCCTTGTCATTCCGGATGACGGTGAGCTCGGGGAAGACAACAGtggtggcgttgaggtcgatggcaAGGTCGTGGCAGACGGTGGTGGAGGGGACGCCGGGAAAGATGGCGAGCTCGGTGACGACTTCTGGAATTGCCGCCACCAATGTGTACTCGTCCGTGCCCGCGACTGGGACGCGGCAATCGCTGTCAAGGGAAGACTTGGGGGATGTATCGTGGCCGTGAGGCGGCGTGCTGGTGCTGGCCGCCGCAGGGATGTCGATGGCCCCGACGGACTTGCCGTCATGACCAGAGATGGCCGCGGTGGAGTTGGTGAGGTCGATGGCGGTGTCACGGTTGTCCTTGACGACGGTGGGCGAAGTAGACGCTGGGGCCGGCAACACGTCGAGTGTAGCGCACCACATCTGCAGGCGACAACACCGGTAGTAGATGCAGCGGCCATCCCAGTATGCGAATGCGTGCGCCGAAGTGAATCGGACATCTGCCGCTACAAAAGGCTCTCCATCCTCTGATTTTGTTTGGGGATACACCACCAACTGCTCTACACCAAAGGGAGCGAAGAGGGAATACAATACATCGGTAGTGATAGGGTAAATCGCTTGCTCCACGACCATGCTGAGAACTTGATCTGAGAACATTTG
This window harbors:
- the LOC119353528 gene encoding uncharacterized protein LOC119353528, producing the protein MTSHQMFSDQVLSMVVEQAIYPITTDVLYSLFAPFGVEQLVVYPQTKSEDGEPFVAADVRFTSAHAFAYWDGRCIYYRCCRLQMWCATLDVLPAPASTSPTVVKDNRDTAIDLTNSTAAISGHDGKSVGAIDIPAAASTSTPPHGHDTSPKSSLDSDCRVPVAGTDEYTLVAAIPEVVTELAIFPGVPSTTVCHDLAIDLNATTVVFPELTVIRNDKEVEQFPSHTVIEEDAAPGVIITDVFTRRFSLVTTVVYNDANKIVAPAAPILLTAEYPRSCLPDTPKLSLMAMAFQQVWWQWMRLRPTPWPSFWRDLADGNEAGGDQMHRYLVQQLESVEIIINFRTMPSTEASETCECQHLISTKVYHELWDCFEVGSGTRYPKSDEVCASVISIFEWGSFQKWVLGLYFNKMVMLNASVFFFLSSLPYVYGSSTWACTRWACFGTPEDRRCSCYWS